The Bdellovibrionales bacterium genome includes a region encoding these proteins:
- a CDS encoding cytochrome c3 family protein — MTKKVIGAAVVLGLLGGLSGFVYLINNNKVTIGYNKGYMPDQPLPFSHELHAGTHKIDCKYCHVAVETSRHSSVPSMNICMNCHLTVGLDKPNIQKLNELYSAGESIAWQKVHLLPDHVKFNHSAHVKAGKACQECHGPVETMPIVKQYNSLSMGWCVSCHRQPENNASVECSTCHY, encoded by the coding sequence ATGACAAAAAAGGTGATCGGCGCTGCGGTCGTACTTGGACTGTTGGGCGGACTTTCGGGTTTTGTATATCTCATCAATAACAATAAGGTGACGATTGGTTATAACAAGGGGTATATGCCAGACCAGCCTCTTCCCTTCTCACACGAGCTTCATGCCGGCACTCACAAGATTGATTGTAAGTACTGTCACGTCGCGGTTGAAACATCTCGCCACTCCTCAGTTCCCAGTATGAATATTTGTATGAATTGCCACCTAACGGTGGGGCTCGACAAACCAAACATTCAAAAACTCAATGAGCTTTACAGTGCGGGAGAATCGATTGCATGGCAGAAAGTGCATTTGTTGCCGGACCATGTGAAGTTTAATCACTCGGCCCACGTAAAAGCTGGCAAGGCTTGTCAAGAATGCCATGGTCCCGTAGAGACGATGCCTATTGTAAAACAATATAATAGTCTTTCTATGGGTTGGTGTGTGAGTTGTCACCGCCAGCCGGAGAATAACGCTTCAGTAGAATGTTCCACCTGTCACTATTAA
- a CDS encoding general secretion pathway protein GspC codes for MRWLGGKGTFFDSVKGGGRPPFEAVYVYLFAVFLGYILSDLSILSYRPSMLPTEAPPAKVTGPSRVRQANKLDYESIADRNLFNSDGKIPPPISAEGGGEGEADRPAILSQLPLKLEGTIVHADTKKSVASINLRNKNETQVLRLDEEIDGIARITKIERRRVTFRNLANSRLEYIEIPKDEKINFGLKSPRATGGSEVEKRGEYDFSLRREDLSKYTANLSEILNQARMVPNIVPGSGGRVEGFRFVSINPGSIFEKLGFKTMDVIKSVNGEMVNSPTRAMEFYNTLKSANNIQLGIERNGRDENFSYTVTE; via the coding sequence ATGAGGTGGCTTGGGGGCAAAGGAACATTTTTTGATTCGGTGAAGGGTGGCGGTCGGCCTCCCTTCGAAGCGGTCTATGTCTATTTGTTTGCGGTCTTTCTTGGATACATTCTCAGTGACCTTTCGATTCTGTCCTACCGTCCATCAATGCTGCCCACTGAGGCTCCTCCAGCTAAGGTCACCGGGCCTAGCCGAGTTCGACAGGCCAATAAACTCGATTATGAATCGATCGCCGACCGCAACCTCTTCAATTCAGACGGCAAAATTCCTCCTCCCATTTCGGCAGAGGGAGGCGGCGAAGGAGAAGCTGACCGCCCCGCCATTCTCTCCCAACTTCCCCTCAAACTCGAGGGAACCATTGTTCATGCTGACACAAAGAAATCAGTGGCTTCGATTAACTTGAGGAATAAAAACGAAACCCAGGTTCTGCGACTCGATGAAGAAATTGATGGAATTGCGCGAATCACGAAGATCGAACGACGCAGAGTGACTTTTCGCAATCTTGCCAACAGCCGTCTCGAGTACATTGAGATTCCAAAAGACGAGAAAATTAACTTTGGCCTCAAGTCACCACGTGCCACTGGCGGAAGCGAAGTTGAAAAGCGCGGAGAATATGATTTTTCACTCAGACGCGAGGATCTCTCAAAATACACAGCCAACCTCTCTGAAATCCTAAATCAAGCACGCATGGTTCCAAATATTGTTCCGGGCTCCGGAGGACGGGTGGAAGGATTTCGTTTCGTTTCAATCAACCCGGGCAGTATTTTTGAAAAACTTGGATTTAAAACCATGGACGTCATCAAATCAGTGAATGGCGAAATGGTGAATAGTCCCACGCGAGCGATGGAGTTTTACAATACCCTGAAGTCCGCAAATAACATCCAACTGGGCATCGAACGCAATGGAAGAGATGAAAATTTCAGTTACACAGTGACAGAATAA
- the gspD gene encoding type II secretion system secretin GspD, with translation MKATTTLIATFAVLCLVLMVPIPHFHEALAQAESAVGSLENSPGQAHLTPTEKPSPDEKDPKKKAFAFANPEDITNENFPDLIESFDYPNAEISDVIKAISELTGKNFIVDPQVRGKITIIAPTQVSVAEAYKAFLSALAINGYTVVPSGKFLKIKAARNAQRDSIETYSGNYFPNSDQLITRIIKLKYINAADVNKELRILPSKDGEMVPYAPTNSIIISDYGSNIERVMNIINQLDVPGFEEQLTVIRIRYAKAKDVADLLDQIINKGEKRGSNRFSSGVPQFRRSSGSETGGGSGAESYSLVVNDDRTNSIIVVGNKAGIAKIHQLIAKLDFKLRPEDQGGVFVYYVRHSEAEQIEKVLNGIAAEAKKASGAGGGGGAPNNPTGVANPLSQGARVFGGEVQVAADKNTNSLIVTASKQDYEIVKNILSKIDIARDQVFVKAIIMEMNSTNGQNWGVDYYAFDRSSNGIGRMGFRSNESIASLIDPAGDLGGILGFGSGQTFELKAGGTTATVSSLVGLVKFIKSSAGGNILSTPQIMALDNEEATIEVGEKIPVNLSQNQAAVGGAISTTANREDVTIKLIITPFISPDTESVKMKIEQHVAQLSQTQIQGDLGKAAVATTKRLIKTQIVVNSGDTAVLGGLMSDAETEKITKIPILGDIPILGWLFKGKNSQKNKSNLVVFITPQIVRDSQDNAEILNFKIDERIDFIKNSMGGRDPHGEIIDKLPRRASNSRSSSSPKRSSGALKPLPAESSDEISVTPEPEPGEVPEPLEEPAVESF, from the coding sequence ATGAAAGCGACAACAACTCTGATTGCGACATTTGCCGTCCTTTGCCTTGTTCTAATGGTCCCAATTCCGCATTTTCATGAAGCCTTAGCCCAGGCAGAAAGTGCCGTCGGGTCTCTAGAAAACAGCCCCGGACAAGCTCATCTTACGCCCACAGAAAAACCAAGTCCCGACGAAAAGGATCCTAAGAAAAAGGCATTCGCTTTCGCTAATCCAGAAGATATTACGAACGAAAATTTCCCAGATCTTATTGAGAGTTTCGATTACCCTAATGCTGAAATTTCGGACGTCATCAAGGCTATTTCTGAACTCACCGGAAAAAACTTTATCGTCGACCCTCAGGTCCGAGGCAAAATTACGATCATCGCGCCAACTCAAGTCTCCGTCGCCGAGGCCTACAAGGCGTTTTTGTCAGCTCTGGCGATCAATGGCTACACCGTAGTTCCCTCAGGAAAATTTCTGAAGATCAAAGCGGCTCGAAATGCCCAACGGGATAGCATCGAAACTTACTCCGGAAACTATTTTCCAAACTCAGATCAACTCATCACGCGAATCATTAAGCTCAAATATATTAATGCAGCGGACGTCAACAAGGAACTCCGCATTCTCCCTTCCAAAGATGGAGAAATGGTCCCGTATGCGCCAACTAACTCCATTATCATTTCAGACTATGGCTCGAACATAGAACGGGTGATGAATATCATCAACCAGCTCGATGTTCCCGGATTCGAAGAACAATTGACTGTTATCCGAATCCGTTACGCCAAAGCCAAAGACGTGGCCGACCTACTTGATCAAATCATCAATAAGGGCGAAAAGCGTGGTTCAAACCGGTTTTCGTCCGGAGTGCCTCAATTTCGGCGCAGCTCTGGCAGCGAAACCGGTGGCGGTTCGGGTGCTGAGTCCTATTCCCTTGTCGTGAATGATGACCGCACCAATTCGATCATCGTCGTTGGAAACAAAGCGGGAATTGCTAAAATTCATCAGCTGATCGCAAAGCTTGATTTTAAACTCCGTCCCGAAGACCAAGGGGGGGTTTTTGTTTACTATGTCAGACACAGCGAAGCAGAACAAATCGAAAAGGTTCTCAACGGAATCGCGGCTGAGGCAAAAAAGGCGAGTGGCGCAGGAGGCGGAGGCGGAGCACCGAACAATCCCACCGGCGTGGCAAATCCCCTTTCCCAGGGAGCTCGTGTCTTCGGAGGGGAAGTTCAGGTCGCTGCCGACAAGAACACAAACAGTCTCATCGTCACAGCTAGCAAACAGGATTATGAAATCGTCAAAAATATTCTGTCAAAAATTGATATCGCCAGGGACCAAGTCTTTGTGAAAGCCATCATCATGGAAATGAATTCTACCAACGGCCAAAATTGGGGGGTTGATTACTACGCCTTTGACCGAAGCAGCAATGGAATTGGCCGTATGGGTTTTCGATCCAACGAATCCATCGCTTCACTCATCGATCCCGCCGGTGATTTGGGAGGAATTCTTGGGTTTGGAAGCGGACAAACCTTTGAACTCAAGGCGGGTGGCACAACAGCAACGGTGTCTAGTCTCGTTGGCCTCGTCAAATTCATTAAGAGTTCTGCCGGCGGAAATATTCTCTCGACTCCCCAAATCATGGCTCTCGACAACGAAGAAGCAACCATAGAAGTGGGAGAAAAGATTCCTGTTAACCTCAGCCAAAATCAAGCGGCGGTGGGAGGGGCCATTTCAACAACTGCCAATCGTGAAGATGTCACAATAAAGTTGATCATCACGCCCTTCATTAGTCCCGACACAGAGTCTGTCAAAATGAAAATTGAACAGCATGTGGCCCAACTTTCCCAAACGCAAATCCAGGGCGACCTCGGGAAAGCAGCGGTTGCAACCACCAAACGACTCATCAAAACCCAGATTGTGGTCAACTCAGGAGACACAGCCGTGTTGGGAGGACTCATGTCGGACGCCGAAACCGAGAAAATTACAAAGATCCCCATACTGGGGGATATCCCCATTCTGGGTTGGCTCTTCAAAGGAAAAAATAGCCAAAAAAATAAATCAAACTTGGTGGTATTCATCACTCCTCAAATTGTCCGAGACTCTCAGGATAACGCGGAGATTCTCAACTTCAAAATTGATGAGCGAATTGATTTTATAAAGAATTCTATGGGTGGCAGAGATCCTCATGGGGAGATCATTGACAAACTCCCGCGACGCGCAAGCAACAGCCGATCGAGTTCATCACCAAAGCGCTCGAGCGGAGCCCTCAAACCGCTTCCCGCTGAGAGCTCTGATGAGATTTCGGTCACACCGGAACCAGAACCAGGAGAAGTTCCTGAGCCTTTAGAGGAGCCGGCCGTTGAATCCTTTTAA
- a CDS encoding cytochrome c biogenesis protein ResB, which produces MINFLYRIFKLFISVKLAVFVILILGFLSAIGTIYEAKFDSEYAQKIIYHGPWMYFFMGLLVTQLICVMVDRWPWKKRHIPFLLAHVGIIITLAGSLITRYWGVDGSMSFGIGEKSRQVTVGEKEIMVLGSFDGQKYSQMAAKTVDFLLRPPNQNPTVLQFGKDTIEVRDYYHYAFRKEELEPSVNKLDGPAIRFQIENDRVNLTRWISLGRGQAMDEANLGPAKIILMEGQGDKDVGQGNLILFQIDPQTKKGRYEVRSKDGKRKTLKGELTEGMSLDTGWMNLKLRILRFLPHAEQKISFEKRESPTPLTTSAVKISFNGVDHWVGLNNSLRLFTDQNVFVFVYGNRRLDLGFSLTLRDFRVGRYQGTAQAMSYESDVTLDDGAKTTISMNNPLKHKGYTFYQASFQEDDQGNPVASILSVNQDPGRFWKYLGSAMVIIGAVMLFTVTAAFRANHRKREGAVS; this is translated from the coding sequence ATGATAAATTTTTTATATCGAATATTTAAGCTTTTTATTTCAGTCAAGCTGGCCGTCTTTGTCATCCTCATCCTGGGCTTTTTGTCAGCCATCGGCACTATTTACGAAGCTAAATTTGATTCAGAATATGCACAGAAAATAATTTATCATGGACCGTGGATGTATTTCTTTATGGGCCTTCTTGTGACCCAACTTATCTGCGTGATGGTGGATCGCTGGCCTTGGAAGAAGAGACATATTCCCTTTTTACTGGCCCATGTTGGAATCATTATCACCCTGGCGGGTTCCTTGATTACTCGTTACTGGGGCGTTGATGGCAGCATGTCTTTTGGAATTGGGGAGAAGAGCAGGCAGGTTACGGTTGGCGAAAAGGAAATAATGGTTTTGGGCTCATTTGACGGGCAAAAATATTCCCAAATGGCAGCCAAAACCGTCGATTTTCTTCTTCGTCCACCCAATCAGAATCCAACTGTTTTGCAATTTGGGAAAGATACTATAGAAGTAAGAGATTATTACCACTATGCCTTTCGAAAGGAGGAGTTAGAGCCGTCGGTCAATAAGCTAGATGGGCCAGCGATTCGATTCCAAATCGAAAATGATCGTGTCAATTTGACTCGATGGATTTCTCTTGGTCGTGGGCAAGCAATGGATGAGGCAAATCTTGGTCCCGCGAAGATCATTTTGATGGAGGGTCAAGGGGATAAGGACGTGGGCCAGGGCAACCTGATCTTGTTTCAGATTGACCCTCAAACGAAAAAGGGACGGTATGAAGTCCGTTCAAAGGACGGAAAGAGAAAGACACTAAAGGGGGAATTGACAGAGGGAATGAGTCTGGATACGGGTTGGATGAATTTGAAGCTTCGTATTCTTCGCTTTCTTCCTCATGCGGAACAAAAGATATCATTTGAAAAACGAGAGAGTCCAACTCCACTCACGACCTCAGCTGTTAAGATTTCGTTCAATGGAGTGGATCACTGGGTGGGACTAAATAATTCGCTTCGTCTTTTTACCGATCAAAATGTTTTTGTTTTTGTTTACGGGAACAGAAGATTGGATCTGGGCTTTAGTTTGACTCTGAGAGACTTTAGAGTCGGTCGTTATCAAGGAACCGCGCAAGCAATGAGCTACGAGAGCGATGTTACACTGGACGACGGAGCAAAGACGACGATCTCGATGAACAATCCACTGAAGCACAAAGGCTACACTTTTTATCAAGCTAGTTTTCAAGAGGACGATCAGGGCAATCCAGTTGCTTCTATTCTGTCTGTAAACCAAGATCCTGGGCGCTTTTGGAAGTATTTGGGCTCAGCAATGGTTATCATTGGTGCAGTCATGCTATTTACGGTAACCGCGGCATTTAGAGCCAATCATCGAAAACGAGAAGGAGCCGTCTCATGA
- the ccsA gene encoding cytochrome c biogenesis protein CcsA — translation MKFSKIPFLFSKFYWVFFVIWMACFSIFSASATSGFTSEALRRMHVQDGGRIKPYDSFAREALKLIYGKETYQDREAADIVFTWMLVPEQWDKTPIVLVRHSGLREALKLNKDMTQVYYSPNELFANERVGLLIQDMQSRLASQEKLNPYYQAIQNLENQLSMYHGLKIGQALRVVPGVNGDAWQTVAQLNGDLKNRFEGVSKAFVKVLTSNIDPQKLSGSEESLKELDIAVAEFSQLARAINPNSYGEDVKVKAEVHLNTFHPFLWSWVFYLIGAFFLLGAMVNNRSWLYYGGWAGIVAGLILHTYGMVIRSYILGRPPVSNMYETVVWVPWGAVIFAMIFELKNRTKAVLMVSSFISVLCLILTDMAPSVLDKSLQPLQPVLRDNFWLTTHVLIITLSYAAFFLAFALGDLQLIYFLRGEEKFAKEIQEGNRSIYRAIQVGVVLLGAGIILGGIWADYSWGRFWGWDPKETWALIAWFGYLAILHGRLVGWVRKFGLAVCSVVAFSLVIMAWYGVNFVLGAGLHSYGFGAGGVEYVAVFVAIHLLWVIYVSTVRYSRLKAEGRSK, via the coding sequence ATGAAATTCTCCAAGATTCCCTTCCTATTCTCTAAGTTTTATTGGGTATTTTTCGTTATTTGGATGGCTTGCTTTTCAATTTTTTCGGCGTCTGCTACCTCAGGCTTCACAAGCGAAGCCCTGCGTCGTATGCACGTTCAGGATGGCGGCCGAATAAAGCCTTATGATTCCTTTGCACGTGAAGCATTGAAACTCATATATGGAAAAGAGACCTATCAAGATCGGGAAGCAGCTGACATCGTTTTTACCTGGATGCTTGTTCCCGAGCAATGGGACAAGACACCCATTGTTCTCGTGAGGCACAGCGGGTTGAGAGAAGCTCTCAAACTAAATAAAGATATGACCCAGGTATATTATTCGCCGAATGAGCTGTTTGCAAATGAACGTGTGGGTCTCTTGATTCAGGATATGCAGAGTCGCCTGGCGAGTCAGGAAAAATTGAACCCCTACTATCAGGCAATTCAGAACTTAGAAAATCAGCTAAGTATGTATCATGGTCTTAAGATTGGCCAGGCCTTAAGAGTCGTTCCGGGCGTCAACGGGGATGCTTGGCAGACCGTCGCTCAATTGAATGGAGACCTGAAAAACCGTTTCGAAGGAGTGAGCAAGGCATTTGTTAAGGTTTTGACCAGCAACATAGACCCTCAAAAATTGTCCGGGAGCGAAGAGTCTCTTAAAGAGCTGGATATCGCGGTTGCCGAATTTAGCCAGCTTGCTCGTGCCATCAATCCGAACTCTTATGGAGAGGATGTTAAAGTCAAAGCCGAAGTTCATTTGAACACCTTTCACCCTTTTCTCTGGTCCTGGGTATTTTATCTGATCGGTGCATTTTTTCTTCTTGGAGCAATGGTTAACAATCGATCTTGGCTCTACTATGGCGGATGGGCTGGCATCGTAGCGGGGCTCATTCTGCACACGTATGGAATGGTGATTAGGTCCTATATTTTGGGGCGTCCTCCAGTTTCGAATATGTACGAAACAGTCGTATGGGTTCCGTGGGGAGCTGTGATTTTTGCGATGATTTTTGAGTTGAAGAACCGAACAAAAGCCGTCTTAATGGTCTCTTCCTTTATTTCGGTTTTGTGTTTGATTCTAACCGACATGGCTCCTTCAGTTTTAGACAAGTCATTGCAGCCACTGCAGCCGGTTCTGCGAGATAATTTCTGGCTCACCACACACGTGTTGATTATCACTCTTAGTTATGCGGCGTTTTTTCTAGCCTTTGCTTTAGGTGATTTGCAATTGATCTATTTTTTGCGAGGAGAAGAGAAGTTTGCAAAGGAAATTCAGGAGGGGAACCGATCCATTTACCGAGCCATTCAAGTGGGGGTGGTGCTTCTGGGTGCTGGAATAATCTTAGGAGGGATTTGGGCAGACTATTCTTGGGGTCGTTTTTGGGGCTGGGATCCAAAAGAAACTTGGGCTCTCATCGCTTGGTTTGGCTATTTAGCAATTCTTCATGGCCGCCTTGTGGGATGGGTTCGTAAATTTGGATTGGCCGTTTGTAGCGTCGTCGCCTTTTCTCTGGTGATCATGGCTTGGTATGGGGTCAATTTTGTTTTAGGAGCGGGACTTCACTCCTACGGATTTGGAGCTGGCGGAGTTGAATATGTCGCGGTTTTTGTCGCGATTCATTTGTTGTGGGTGATTTATGTATCTACGGTGCGTTATAGTCGATTGAAAGCGGAAGGGCGTTCTAAATAA
- a CDS encoding N-formylglutamate amidohydrolase has translation MSVPHSGEQVPEETPWLEGLEEPLLMFDVDRYVDLLYRPIVESLKIPWVVATWHRYVVDLNRLPSDVDEESLIGSDHPKGAFTYGFHWVKTTAGMRLMKEPISRELHDVMVEKFFDPFHRDLKSIYGRFREAGAADVYHIDAHSMPSRGTEAHRDKGEERAQVVISDVNGKSCSSWFRDLVVNSYKAAGFSVAVNWPYLGGRITQSYGCPEKGQHVIQVELNRSIYMDEVSKKIKQINLQEVQSKLSGAVKSIYLALPEF, from the coding sequence ATTTCTGTCCCTCATTCTGGAGAACAGGTTCCCGAAGAAACGCCCTGGCTTGAAGGTTTGGAGGAGCCCTTGTTAATGTTTGATGTGGATCGGTACGTGGACTTACTTTATCGTCCCATTGTAGAAAGTCTGAAGATTCCTTGGGTTGTTGCGACTTGGCATCGGTATGTGGTGGATCTCAACCGATTGCCTTCAGATGTGGATGAGGAAAGTCTGATTGGTTCAGATCATCCAAAAGGTGCCTTCACATACGGGTTTCATTGGGTTAAGACCACTGCGGGAATGAGATTGATGAAGGAGCCTATTTCCAGAGAATTGCATGACGTGATGGTAGAAAAGTTTTTTGATCCCTTTCATCGAGATTTGAAGTCCATTTATGGGAGATTTCGCGAGGCTGGTGCTGCTGATGTTTATCATATTGACGCGCATAGCATGCCGAGTCGAGGCACAGAAGCCCACCGCGATAAAGGAGAAGAGAGGGCACAAGTTGTTATCAGCGATGTGAATGGCAAGAGCTGCAGCTCATGGTTTCGAGATCTTGTCGTCAACTCTTATAAGGCCGCGGGCTTTTCGGTTGCTGTCAACTGGCCGTACCTTGGTGGGCGCATCACTCAGTCTTACGGTTGCCCGGAAAAGGGTCAGCACGTTATTCAGGTTGAATTAAATAGGTCCATATATATGGATGAAGTGAGCAAGAAAATAAAGCAAATAAATTTGCAGGAAGTTCAGAGTAAACTCTCAGGAGCTGTAAAATCGATTTACTTAGCGCTTCCGGAGTTTTAA
- a CDS encoding cob(I)yrinic acid a,c-diamide adenosyltransferase: protein MWLDVAMTTKIYTGRGDLGQTSLVNGKSVSKSHTRIAAYGTIDELNSSLGLVGAELQSLINLANLAGFVRQGLDEIQRLQNQLFSVGSHLACDEESFSHRLPILGPGMSEHLERQIDEWTKQLPALTEFILPGGCKASASLHLSRTICRRAERIVTELIEEGGRVEPFILVFLNRMSDYLFVFARYTNLQMGFADLTWKK, encoded by the coding sequence TTGTGGTTAGATGTCGCAATGACAACAAAAATCTATACCGGCCGCGGAGACCTTGGACAGACCTCTCTCGTCAACGGAAAAAGTGTTTCAAAGTCCCACACACGCATTGCAGCCTACGGAACGATTGACGAGCTGAATAGCTCACTGGGCCTAGTGGGAGCTGAACTGCAATCTTTAATCAACCTCGCAAACCTTGCCGGTTTTGTTAGACAGGGTCTTGATGAAATCCAAAGGCTTCAAAACCAACTTTTTTCTGTCGGTAGTCATCTCGCTTGTGATGAGGAATCATTTAGCCACCGCTTGCCCATTCTTGGTCCTGGTATGTCTGAACATCTTGAAAGACAAATCGACGAATGGACCAAACAACTCCCCGCGCTCACTGAGTTTATCTTGCCAGGAGGCTGCAAAGCCTCGGCCTCCCTCCACCTTTCACGAACTATTTGTCGACGCGCCGAACGCATAGTGACTGAGCTTATCGAAGAGGGAGGGCGGGTGGAGCCATTTATTCTGGTCTTTCTCAATCGAATGAGTGATTATCTTTTTGTTTTCGCTCGGTACACTAATTTACAGATGGGCTTCGCTGACTTAACCTGGAAAAAATAA